AGCAACTGTAAGGCGACTTTTCCCGCCGAAAAGAATCACGGTAACTCATTGATTTTACTGGCGACCCCGGCAGGATTCGAACCTGCGGCCTACTGCTTAGAAGGCAGTTGCTCTATCCAGCTGAGCTACGGGGCCGGAGAACTCGCCTCATGCGAGGCCTGGACAAGCGATCAATGCGTCCAGGGCGTCACGCGGTTACTGCGGAAATTGTCGGAATAGGAGATGGCGCGGCGCTTGAACTCCTGCGGCTCCTCGACCCGATAAGGAATGCCGTTGCGTTGCGCATAGGCGATCGCTTCCTCGCGGGTTTCGAAACTCAGCTTGACCTGGCTTTTCATGTCGCTCGACGAGGTCCAGCCCATAAGGGGCTCGACGCTCCGCGCGCTCTCGGGGAAAAATTCGAGCCGCCAAAGCTTCGTTTTTCCCATGCCGGACTGGGTGGCGCTCTTCGCGGGACGATAAATGCGTGCCGTCATGACCGTTCCAATCTCTCCTGCTTTGGCCCCTGCCGAGCAGGGCGGCCGCCGGCGTCAGCCGACGCCGCGCCGCCCGCCTCGACGGGCTGATGGTCGGGGCAGCAGGATTCGAACCTGCGACCTGAAGTACCCAAAACTTCCGCGCTACCAGGCTGCGCCATACCCCGACGGCGCCGCCTTGTCGCTAGCATGGGCGGGTCGCGGCGACAAGCGTTCGCCTCATTTTGCGAACATCGGATGGCGCACGAGATCGCCCTCCTTCAATCCGATCTTGCGGGCATAGCCGGCGTTGACCTCGAGCACGCCGAGCGCCGGGCCGTCCGACGAAATGATGGCCTCGGACAAAGGCTCGGCGTTTTCATGGACATGGGTTACTTCGCCGTTCGGCGAAATGAAGATCATGTCGAGCGGAATATAGGTATTCTTCATCCACATCAGGACGTTCTGCTCGCGATTGAACTTGAACAGCATGCCGCGGTCCGGCGGAAGATAGCGCCGGTCCATCAGCCCATGTTCGCGCTCGGCCGGGGTCCGCATGACCTCGACCATCAGGTGATGCTCGACGGGATGGGAGCCGTTCGGATCGGTCACGATCGCAAGCGGTTCGAGAGCGGCTGTGGCCGCAGCTTCGAGCGCAAGGGCCGGAGCGCCGAACGAGAGGCTCGCCGCGGCGAGGAAAGGCAGAATCAGCGCCAGGGCGCGCGCGAGGGAAACAAGGCGGGGGGAGCCCCCGAACAGACGCGCCATAACCAAACCTCACTAAGACCAAACCCCGCTGAGACCAAGCGCAGCGATCAATGGGCGCTGGGAAGCCGGGTCTCCAGCGCCCGGACCTCGGCCGCCATGAGGCCCTTGGGCCCATTGCCGAACCGCGCCAGAAGCGAATCGCCGGGCTTGAGATCGGCGATGCCGTAGCGGCGCAAGATCTCCATATGAACGAATATATCCTCGGTGCCCTCGCCCCGGGTGAGGAAGCCGAAGCCTTTCACGCGGTTGAACCATTTCACGACGACGATCTCGAAACCGCCGACGGACTCGGCGACACAATGGGTGCGCGCCAGGGGAAGCTGGGCCGGATGCACCGCCGTCGATTCGTCCATCGAGAGGATGCGGAAGACCTGCAGGCCCCGGGTGCGGTTCTGCGCCTGGCAGACCACCTGCGCGCCCTCCGGAGCGGTCTGATAGCCGTCGCGCCGCAGCACCGTGACGTGCAGCAGGACGTCGGCGAGCCCGTTGTCCGGAACGACGAAGCCGAAGCCCTTCGCCATGTCGAACCATTTGATGCGGCCTCGAACCTCGATGACCTCGGGCGCGGCCTCGCCCGACATCCCGGATTCGGAGTCCTGCGGAATTCCCGGCTGTTCGCTGGCGCCCAATGAAACGGCTCCTGACAATGTGGCTGCCGCCCGCGAGAACCGGGGAATCGCCCCGATACGACCCGCGACCAAGCTCAGAATCAACGAATCGAGGATAGCATTGGCTGTCGGCCTTCCTAGCCATTTTTTGTGGCGACAAGAGTCCCACACACAATTTTTTCAAGCGGCCAAGATTTACCGGGCAATAGAGACAAACGCCGGCAATAAACCCGCTTCGCCGGCAAACGTTACTCAGGTCATAACGTAACCGAAGGCCGCGCCGCCAGTTTCCGCGCCTGTTCGCGCCAATGTTGCCGTCGAACGCGGCCAGGCTCCGCGAGATAGAATTCGACCCAGCGCGCGTGATCCGCCGACCAGGCGGCGATCTGGGAAAAAGTCCATATGCCGAGCGCATGAAGGCGTCGCGCGTCGGCCTCGTCTATGCCGGCGATCCGCGTCAGGTCGTCGCCGCCGCCCAGCGCCGCCAGGACGCCGAACGGCCTTTCGCCGGGATAAAGCGCGTCGTTGGTCTGAGCGGCGACGATCTGCGGCAGGCCAGCGCTCAGGGCCCGCGCCGCGCCGGCGTCGAGCCGGTCGGCGGTTTCCTCCGCGCCGGCCGGGCGCGCCGTGACGCCATGGGCCAACAGGTGCGCCTGGGCCGCCCAATAATCGATCACCTCTTCGTCAAGGCCAAGCCGGACGGCCGCGGCCTTGCGCCCCTCCCGCGGCAATGCCGCAAGCGACGCCAGATCGTTGACGCCCAGAGCGCGCAGCCCC
This genomic interval from Candidatus Rhodoblastus alkanivorans contains the following:
- a CDS encoding cold-shock protein — translated: MSGEAAPEVIEVRGRIKWFDMAKGFGFVVPDNGLADVLLHVTVLRRDGYQTAPEGAQVVCQAQNRTRGLQVFRILSMDESTAVHPAQLPLARTHCVAESVGGFEIVVVKWFNRVKGFGFLTRGEGTEDIFVHMEILRRYGIADLKPGDSLLARFGNGPKGLMAAEVRALETRLPSAH
- a CDS encoding ETC complex I subunit, whose protein sequence is MTARIYRPAKSATQSGMGKTKLWRLEFFPESARSVEPLMGWTSSSDMKSQVKLSFETREEAIAYAQRNGIPYRVEEPQEFKRRAISYSDNFRSNRVTPWTH
- a CDS encoding DUF192 domain-containing protein; translated protein: MARLFGGSPRLVSLARALALILPFLAAASLSFGAPALALEAAATAALEPLAIVTDPNGSHPVEHHLMVEVMRTPAEREHGLMDRRYLPPDRGMLFKFNREQNVLMWMKNTYIPLDMIFISPNGEVTHVHENAEPLSEAIISSDGPALGVLEVNAGYARKIGLKEGDLVRHPMFAK